A single window of Selenomonas sputigena DNA harbors:
- a CDS encoding VOC family protein, translating into MKFKFLHNNINVRDLARSLAFYEKALGLKEVSRVEMPDFTLVYLGDGGSTPHELELTWLKDRETPYNLGDNEFHLAFGVDDFAAAHKLHEEMGCICYENAAMGIYFISDPDGYWLEVLPKW; encoded by the coding sequence ATGAAATTCAAGTTTTTGCATAACAACATCAACGTGCGTGACCTCGCGCGTTCGCTCGCCTTCTATGAGAAGGCGCTCGGTCTCAAGGAAGTGAGCCGCGTGGAAATGCCCGATTTCACGCTCGTCTACCTCGGCGATGGCGGCTCGACGCCGCACGAGCTTGAGTTGACGTGGCTCAAGGATCGCGAGACGCCGTATAATCTCGGCGACAACGAGTTCCACCTCGCCTTCGGCGTCGACGACTTTGCGGCGGCGCACAAACTGCACGAGGAGATGGGCTGCATTTGCTACGAGAATGCGGCGATGGGCATCTACTTCATCAGCGATCCCGACGGCTATTGGCTCGAAGTCCTGCCGAAATGGTGA